From a region of the Myxococcales bacterium genome:
- a CDS encoding prepilin-type N-terminal cleavage/methylation domain-containing protein, with product MKGFSLVELMIVIAIIGILALIAMPNYVNLRVSAYNASAGSSGHNARTEQEIYKSIHNTYAGDLSSLLAIDRNLTDDPEMTFVFGNCNNSGYTFTVKHNRGDTYYRFSK from the coding sequence ATGAAAGGCTTTTCGCTGGTTGAACTGATGATCGTCATCGCCATTATCGGTATCCTAGCGCTAATTGCCATGCCCAATTACGTCAACCTGCGGGTTTCCGCCTATAACGCATCGGCGGGCAGCTCGGGGCATAACGCTCGGACCGAACAGGAAATCTACAAATCGATTCACAATACTTATGCCGGCGATTTGAGTTCCTTGTTGGCGATCGACCGCAATCTGACCGACGACCCGGAAATGACGTTCGTCTTCGGCAATTGCAACAATTCCGGTTACACCTTCACCGTCAAACACAATCGCGGCGATACGTATTACCGCTTCTCCAAGTGA